A stretch of Nitrospirota bacterium DNA encodes these proteins:
- a CDS encoding glycosyltransferase: protein MLNIPGYPFLLSIILILLAILLTHQEVYSEKIKWIVMLVSLFAGGRYLYWRWAYTINREDPLSGAISWIVYGAEIYGFISVVLFYLQIGKPVTHQAKPPKDEDFPRVDIFVTIFDESLDILYKTLVGCTSLDYPPHLLRIYVLDDGYRPGVRAMSNELGCQYLSRPNRKDAKAGNLNYGLAHSSGEFIMVLDCDHIPVRSFLKETLGFFKDEKVALVQTPHYFYNPDTFQRNLRLEREIVNEQDLFFYVIQPGKDRHNASFYAGSGAVFRRTPLEKIGGIQTKTLTEDLHTSMVLHSKGFKSIYLNKILAAGLAPESYRSYLKQRQRWTRGGVQVFLMDNPIWKWGLSFMQRLNYLGSILYFFHGWARLIYLVAPLSYLLLGRAPLTAAVPDLLNFYLPYYLIGLMAFNRVSLGYRSSFWSDMYETVMCFFISWTAFATFFSPKKNTFFVTPKGIQFSETKLDWSMVVPHLIVGLLLVAGLGVGGYKAVYGEINRDAALLSGFWTLYNLIVIIGAIVLAREQLQNRTSSRIFRSIKCEISIGKRVINGMTTDLSETGLSMVSKEDPQLFFPAEEKIRLVHNSPKSQRPAFRLSLPPDARIKLVGELGETTELKGEVIRYDFLPTGEVSIGIRFLQIAGPQRQSLIRQIYCFPGFWQENHRKSAKSFRSLGFMVSSPFRTFIKEKIIRRLSPRLPRKFKCEVKVGDRTFKGETEDISYQGVSLRLSSREILKRNVELLLYNRSIIFRTQGEIVHCSKVSGKGLIYGVRFLSRQDPELALFLSKKF from the coding sequence ATGCTTAATATACCAGGGTATCCATTTCTGCTTTCTATCATCTTAATTTTACTGGCGATTTTACTGACTCACCAAGAGGTCTATTCTGAAAAAATCAAATGGATCGTCATGCTCGTTTCTCTCTTTGCGGGGGGGCGGTATCTCTACTGGCGATGGGCTTACACGATTAACAGGGAAGACCCTCTTAGCGGAGCAATAAGCTGGATCGTCTATGGCGCTGAAATTTACGGTTTCATTTCGGTAGTATTATTTTATCTTCAGATTGGCAAACCGGTCACTCATCAGGCAAAACCTCCGAAGGATGAGGACTTTCCTCGCGTTGATATTTTTGTCACCATTTTTGATGAATCTCTCGACATTTTATATAAAACGCTTGTCGGGTGCACTTCCCTTGATTACCCTCCTCACCTTCTCCGCATTTATGTCCTGGATGATGGATATCGCCCTGGTGTCAGGGCGATGAGTAATGAGCTCGGGTGTCAATATTTAAGCCGTCCGAATCGCAAAGACGCAAAAGCTGGAAATCTCAATTACGGTCTGGCCCATTCGTCCGGGGAGTTTATCATGGTGCTGGATTGTGATCACATTCCTGTGCGGTCCTTTTTGAAAGAAACATTGGGTTTCTTTAAAGATGAAAAGGTTGCTTTGGTTCAGACTCCACATTATTTCTACAATCCCGATACCTTTCAGCGCAATTTAAGATTAGAGAGAGAAATCGTTAACGAACAGGATCTGTTTTTCTATGTGATTCAACCGGGAAAGGATCGTCATAATGCCAGTTTCTATGCCGGAAGCGGAGCTGTTTTTCGCCGGACTCCACTCGAAAAAATCGGAGGTATTCAGACTAAAACTTTGACAGAAGATCTTCATACCAGCATGGTTCTTCATTCGAAAGGATTTAAATCGATATATCTCAATAAAATCCTTGCAGCCGGTCTGGCCCCAGAGAGCTACAGGAGTTACTTAAAGCAGCGGCAACGGTGGACTCGCGGGGGAGTTCAGGTCTTTCTAATGGATAATCCAATCTGGAAATGGGGTCTTTCGTTTATGCAAAGACTGAATTATCTCGGATCGATTCTCTATTTTTTCCATGGATGGGCCCGATTAATCTATCTGGTTGCCCCGCTTTCTTACTTGCTGCTCGGTCGAGCTCCTCTTACTGCGGCTGTCCCGGACTTGTTAAATTTCTATCTGCCTTACTACCTCATAGGATTGATGGCATTTAATCGAGTCAGTCTCGGTTATCGTAGTTCATTCTGGTCCGATATGTATGAAACGGTCATGTGTTTTTTTATCAGTTGGACGGCATTTGCAACGTTTTTCAGTCCGAAAAAAAATACTTTCTTTGTAACACCAAAGGGAATTCAATTTTCGGAAACAAAATTAGACTGGTCCATGGTTGTGCCACATCTTATTGTAGGACTATTGCTGGTCGCCGGGTTAGGTGTCGGAGGATACAAAGCCGTTTATGGAGAAATCAATCGTGATGCCGCTCTATTGAGCGGATTTTGGACTCTTTACAATCTCATTGTGATCATAGGTGCCATTGTCTTGGCAAGGGAGCAGCTTCAAAATAGGACTTCATCGCGTATTTTCAGGTCAATAAAATGTGAAATAAGTATTGGGAAACGCGTCATAAACGGCATGACGACTGATTTGAGCGAGACGGGATTGTCAATGGTGTCGAAGGAAGATCCGCAGCTCTTTTTCCCTGCAGAGGAAAAAATCAGGTTGGTCCACAATTCTCCAAAATCTCAACGTCCAGCCTTCAGACTGTCACTTCCTCCTGACGCCCGGATTAAGCTTGTCGGAGAACTTGGAGAGACGACCGAGCTAAAAGGAGAAGTGATCCGGTATGATTTTCTTCCAACTGGAGAAGTGAGTATCGGTATACGATTTTTACAAATAGCCGGTCCTCAGCGTCAGAGTTTGATCCGTCAGATCTATTGTTTTCCAGGTTTTTGGCAAGAGAATCATCGGAAATCGGCAAAAAGTTTCAGATCGCTAGGTTTTATGGTATCTTCTCCATTTCGAACATTTATCAAGGAGAAGATCATTCGAAGATTGTCTCCGAGACTTCCGAGAAAGTTCAAATGTGAAGTGAAAGTGGGCGATCGAACCTTTAAAGGAGAAACCGAAGACATCAGTTATCAAGGTGTTTCTCTTCGATTGTCAAGCAGGGAAATATTAAAAAGAAATGTGGAGTTGTTGCTCTACAATCGATCGATCATATTTCGAACCCAGGGTGAAATTGTTCACTGTTCCAAGGTGAGCGGGAAGGGCCTCATTTATGGTGTCCGTTTCCTTTCGCGTCAGGATCCCGAACTAGCTCTGTTTTTGTCAAAAAAATTTTAG
- the bcsG gene encoding cellulose biosynthesis protein BcsG, whose product MWNFYFFLKYYLFYKSIIQIHFLLNLLLLIFLIIPVPEGFKKRSELNAIKLVVSLFLALLLLWYDSWLPSFKKVLDFIFDEGIPLKEYLIQFSHGFLNLMEMTIIGAILLICFIAYRKEIRITPISLILLLTVPLQSYHHEFSDKSDRARAQIFDADLKKSIHFVGPVINGDGEDIMILHVCSLSWDDLKEVGLDKDPFFNQYDILMTQFNGVTSYSGPSAIRLLRANCGQVPHQSLYQNVPEECYLFSALQSVGFTENAIMNHDGVYGHFSKEIQELGHLVSPQIPSDLPVQAYNFDGSAIYDDFAVLDKWWKERQENPSRQVAVYYNTISLHDGAHFKDENEWWKHDRKERYRSAVSKLFSDLERFYQLVESTNRRGIILFVPEHGMALRGSRIQVAGLREIPLPQITTVPVGIKYFGIKKSHRDIQPLIVSKPVSYLALSFLISQFIKTGLNDTDASQIPETDFMSENDGAKVVKYEGEFYINAKDKQWKKLTSEQMN is encoded by the coding sequence ATGTGGAATTTCTATTTTTTCTTAAAGTACTATCTTTTTTATAAGAGTATTATCCAGATTCATTTCTTATTAAACCTACTCCTTCTAATTTTCCTTATTATTCCTGTTCCGGAGGGATTTAAAAAGAGAAGTGAGCTAAATGCAATAAAGCTTGTCGTAAGTCTTTTTTTGGCGCTCCTTTTGTTATGGTACGATTCCTGGCTCCCTTCCTTCAAGAAGGTATTAGATTTTATCTTCGATGAAGGGATTCCTTTAAAAGAGTACCTCATACAATTTTCACACGGTTTTTTAAATTTGATGGAAATGACAATAATAGGTGCGATTTTGCTCATTTGTTTTATCGCCTATCGCAAAGAAATTCGCATCACGCCAATCTCATTGATTCTGTTGCTCACGGTTCCGTTGCAAAGTTACCATCATGAATTCAGCGACAAATCAGATAGGGCCAGAGCTCAAATTTTTGATGCAGACTTAAAAAAATCCATCCATTTTGTTGGGCCCGTTATAAACGGAGACGGTGAAGACATTATGATTTTGCATGTTTGTTCGCTCTCGTGGGATGACCTCAAAGAGGTGGGCCTGGATAAAGATCCCTTTTTCAACCAATATGATATTCTGATGACCCAATTTAATGGAGTAACATCCTACAGTGGGCCATCAGCCATCAGGCTTTTGCGAGCGAACTGTGGACAAGTTCCCCATCAATCTCTTTATCAAAATGTTCCAGAAGAATGCTATCTATTTTCTGCTCTTCAATCTGTTGGTTTTACGGAAAATGCCATCATGAATCATGATGGAGTTTACGGTCATTTTTCAAAGGAAATTCAGGAGCTCGGGCATTTGGTATCTCCCCAGATACCCAGTGACCTGCCGGTCCAGGCCTATAATTTTGACGGATCTGCAATATATGATGATTTTGCAGTTCTTGATAAATGGTGGAAGGAAAGGCAAGAAAACCCTTCGAGACAGGTGGCAGTGTATTACAATACCATTTCTCTTCATGATGGTGCCCATTTTAAGGATGAAAATGAATGGTGGAAACACGATCGAAAGGAACGATATCGATCCGCGGTGTCAAAGCTTTTTTCGGATTTGGAGAGATTTTATCAATTAGTTGAGTCAACAAATAGAAGAGGGATAATTCTGTTTGTGCCTGAACATGGTATGGCTTTAAGGGGAAGCAGGATCCAGGTGGCAGGCTTGAGAGAAATTCCACTGCCTCAAATAACCACCGTTCCTGTGGGGATCAAATATTTCGGGATCAAAAAATCCCATCGGGATATTCAACCCTTAATCGTTTCAAAGCCGGTCAGCTATTTGGCGCTCTCGTTCCTGATTTCTCAATTCATCAAGACTGGCCTAAACGATACTGATGCAAGTCAGATTCCAGAAACCGACTTTATGTCAGAAAATGATGGAGCCAAAGTGGTCAAGTATGAAGGAGAATTCTATATAAACGCGAAAGACAAACAATGGAAAAAGCTCACGTCGGAACAGATGAATTAG
- a CDS encoding MoaD/ThiS family protein, protein MIRIVLPYHLRTLAKTDGEVQLNVKGLVTQRSILDALEAQYPMLAGTIREHTTQQRRPFLRFFTCGEDLSFESPDALLPDKVACGAEPFIIVGAIAGG, encoded by the coding sequence ATGATCCGGATTGTACTTCCCTATCATTTGCGAACGCTAGCGAAAACCGATGGAGAAGTTCAACTTAATGTGAAGGGACTCGTTACTCAGCGTTCAATCCTTGATGCGCTCGAAGCGCAATACCCAATGCTGGCAGGAACAATTCGTGAACATACCACTCAGCAGCGCCGACCCTTTCTCCGATTTTTTACATGCGGGGAAGATCTGTCTTTCGAATCTCCGGACGCTCTGCTACCCGACAAGGTGGCCTGTGGCGCAGAGCCATTTATCATCGTAGGAGCCATAGCCGGTGGGTAA
- a CDS encoding exo-alpha-sialidase — protein sequence MGSVRVLVGTRKGAFILTSDGKRAKWEISGPHFGGWEIYHIKGSPINPDRIYASQTSSWFGQIIQRSDDGGETWFQPGTPPGEPMTTPEGMPKGESNKFVYDKSHETGKTLTTHQWYDGTQHPWEFKRVWHLEPSFTNPDTIYAGVEDAALFRTTDGGKSWHELSGLRGHGTGPKWSPGAGGMCLHSILLDQKNPGRMYTAISAAGVFRTDDTGKTWKPINRGLVSQHIADPNAEVGHCVHRIAMHPARPDVLFMQKHWDVMRSDNGGESWQEVSGNLPTDFGFVIDVHAHEPNTIYVIPIKSDSEHYPPDGKLRVYRSRTGGNQWDALTKGLPQKDCYVNILRDAMAVDSLDSCGIYFGTTGGQVYVSSDGGDSWNAIVHQLPAVLSVEVQTLK from the coding sequence ATGGGCAGTGTAAGAGTACTGGTGGGAACGCGCAAAGGGGCATTTATTCTGACCTCGGACGGCAAACGGGCAAAATGGGAGATTAGCGGTCCTCATTTTGGCGGTTGGGAAATCTACCATATCAAAGGTTCACCGATAAACCCTGATCGAATCTATGCGTCGCAAACCAGCAGTTGGTTCGGACAGATCATCCAGCGCTCGGATGATGGGGGGGAAACATGGTTCCAACCTGGTACGCCACCTGGTGAGCCGATGACTACGCCTGAGGGTATGCCAAAAGGTGAGAGCAACAAATTCGTCTACGACAAATCTCACGAAACCGGAAAAACACTTACGACTCACCAGTGGTATGACGGTACACAGCACCCATGGGAGTTTAAACGTGTTTGGCATCTTGAGCCGTCTTTTACCAACCCGGATACCATTTACGCGGGTGTGGAAGACGCCGCGCTTTTTCGTACAACCGATGGCGGAAAAAGCTGGCACGAACTTTCAGGTCTTCGAGGCCATGGCACAGGACCAAAATGGTCACCAGGGGCCGGGGGCATGTGTTTACACTCCATCCTCCTCGACCAGAAAAATCCCGGTCGAATGTACACTGCAATCTCGGCTGCGGGGGTGTTCCGTACCGATGACACCGGCAAGACGTGGAAACCAATTAATCGGGGACTGGTATCTCAACACATTGCCGACCCGAATGCCGAAGTAGGACATTGTGTTCATCGCATCGCGATGCACCCGGCACGGCCCGATGTGCTGTTCATGCAGAAGCACTGGGATGTTATGCGCAGTGATAATGGAGGTGAGTCCTGGCAAGAGGTCAGCGGCAATTTGCCGACCGATTTCGGGTTTGTGATAGACGTCCATGCACACGAGCCGAATACGATATACGTGATACCCATCAAAAGCGACTCTGAACATTATCCACCCGATGGAAAGCTGCGCGTTTACCGAAGCCGTACAGGTGGTAACCAGTGGGATGCTCTGACCAAAGGACTCCCACAAAAGGATTGTTACGTCAACATCTTGCGAGATGCAATGGCTGTCGATTCGCTCGACTCGTGCGGTATTTATTTCGGTACCACCGGAGGGCAGGTGTACGTATCGTCAGATGGCGGAGATAGTTGGAATGCTATCGTCCATCAACTTCCGGCCGTATTATCTGTAGAAGTTCAAACACTGAAATGA
- a CDS encoding cupin domain-containing protein, which yields MGIRGFRGSLWIDPPGQVWRNYIHDVDELVMLVEGEVEIEMNGLSFHLKRGEEFLIPAYCDHTVRNAGKGRSRWLYSYKTNTKNK from the coding sequence GTGGGAATCCGCGGATTTCGTGGAAGTCTTTGGATCGATCCTCCTGGCCAGGTCTGGAGAAATTACATTCATGATGTCGATGAGCTGGTCATGTTAGTAGAAGGGGAAGTGGAAATTGAAATGAATGGGTTATCTTTTCATCTCAAGAGAGGAGAAGAATTTCTTATTCCTGCCTATTGCGATCATACCGTCCGGAATGCCGGAAAAGGCAGGTCCCGTTGGCTCTATTCCTATAAAACGAATACTAAGAATAAATAA
- a CDS encoding 2,3-bisphosphoglycerate-independent phosphoglycerate mutase, which translates to MVKNTPVLLIILDGWGINPNPDFNAIVQARTPYYKKLLSKVPHCQIMTSGEYVGLPEGQMGNSEVGHLNIGAGRVVYQELLRINKSIRDKSFFKNPVFLNLIKDLKRDKRALHLAGLLSDGGVHSHIEHLYALLELAKLNGLEKVFIHPFLDGRDTPPKSALLYLEPLLEFISKIGVGQIATVSGRYYAMDRDRRWDRVKKAYDALVPGTGNPASSPTDAIQKSYQEGVTDEFVKPAVIYQNERPVGPIQNGDGVIFFNFRADRARELTMALTSKSFTSFDRGTAPPDIRVVTMTQYDENHILPAAFPPTSLNALLGEIISHLGLKQLRIAETEKYAHVTYFFNGGKETVYPGEERILIPSPREVATYDLKPQMSAQEVTDKLIKEIQAEKFQFIVLNLANPDMVGHTGIFPAALIAAETIDHCLEQIVGAIQQHHGTVMITADHGNLEQMKDYQTGEPHTAHTTFPVPFILISETPYHLKERGVLADIAPTILEVMDIQKPAEMTGESLIKR; encoded by the coding sequence ATGGTCAAAAATACCCCTGTTTTGCTCATCATACTTGACGGATGGGGAATCAACCCCAATCCAGATTTCAATGCCATCGTACAAGCCCGCACCCCTTATTATAAAAAACTTTTGTCCAAAGTTCCGCATTGCCAGATCATGACCTCAGGCGAGTATGTGGGCTTGCCAGAAGGTCAGATGGGAAACTCAGAAGTCGGGCATCTCAATATTGGCGCCGGGCGCGTGGTATACCAGGAACTTCTCAGAATCAACAAATCGATCCGGGACAAATCCTTTTTCAAAAACCCTGTCTTTCTTAATCTGATCAAAGACTTGAAGAGAGATAAAAGGGCGCTGCATCTGGCGGGACTCTTGTCGGATGGCGGGGTTCATAGCCATATCGAACATCTCTACGCACTCCTGGAGCTGGCAAAATTAAACGGTCTGGAGAAAGTCTTTATTCACCCATTCCTGGATGGAAGAGATACACCGCCCAAGAGCGCTCTTCTTTATCTCGAACCTCTTCTTGAATTTATTTCGAAAATCGGCGTGGGTCAGATCGCAACAGTCAGTGGCCGATACTACGCGATGGATCGGGACAGAAGATGGGACCGGGTCAAGAAGGCATACGATGCCCTGGTACCAGGAACAGGAAATCCGGCCTCTTCTCCCACAGACGCGATTCAAAAAAGTTATCAGGAGGGCGTGACCGACGAATTTGTTAAACCGGCGGTTATTTACCAGAATGAAAGACCGGTCGGTCCGATTCAGAACGGGGATGGGGTCATCTTTTTTAATTTCAGGGCTGACCGCGCACGGGAATTAACAATGGCACTGACGTCAAAATCATTTACCTCTTTTGACCGGGGGACAGCGCCTCCGGATATTCGTGTGGTCACCATGACCCAGTATGACGAGAACCATATTCTCCCCGCCGCTTTCCCTCCCACCTCTCTGAATGCCTTGTTAGGAGAGATCATCAGTCATCTCGGATTAAAACAGCTTCGAATCGCCGAAACGGAGAAATATGCCCATGTCACCTATTTCTTTAATGGGGGTAAAGAGACTGTTTATCCCGGAGAAGAGCGGATCTTAATTCCCTCGCCCCGGGAAGTGGCCACGTATGACCTGAAACCCCAAATGAGCGCACAGGAAGTCACCGATAAATTAATCAAAGAAATTCAAGCCGAAAAATTTCAGTTTATCGTTTTGAACCTGGCCAATCCGGACATGGTCGGACACACCGGTATTTTCCCTGCGGCGCTTATCGCCGCGGAAACAATTGATCATTGTCTTGAACAGATTGTCGGAGCCATTCAACAACATCATGGAACCGTCATGATTACGGCGGATCATGGGAATCTGGAGCAAATGAAGGATTATCAAACCGGAGAACCTCATACGGCTCATACCACCTTTCCGGTTCCTTTCATCCTGATTTCGGAGACACCCTATCATTTAAAAGAAAGAGGCGTCCTGGCGGATATTGCTCCCACGATATTAGAGGTCATGGATATTCAGAAACCGGCGGAAATGACGGGAGAATCCCTGATTAAAAGATGA
- a CDS encoding tetratricopeptide repeat protein, whose product MRLFLVIFVLLMLVLGYIDYLNPSHVTLRLTQTSTLDISVAGLVLFSIAFGGLFVIFSAGVRETKNLFLNWKFSRQQKKENKIQEMYTHAVNTFLSKKNKEAIGLFQRILVLKPNHVDSLLRLGNAFRIEKNFNESVRLHRKAKGLDEQNREILFALSRDYEESGRFEEAVGVLKEAVALQESDLQALTKLRDVYILLGKWEEAHALQEKILKNEGDFSSQGLKDAHDLLLGLKYEVGKGFLENGELDHAKKYFKSAFKMEKNFLPAYIGLGEVLINENKVEEAGEFWEKAFILNGHHTLLFRIEDLYLEMGQPTRIIGFYQSIVRRDPSNIVNKFYLGKLYFRLEMIDDAYNLLISIENYEGRFPDLYKLLGLIYARKGFPAKAVEAFKKALHLKESVKVPYYCPLCDYHTVEWSGRCHRCGRWNSYTACPILEETSSDTENPIMVAKG is encoded by the coding sequence ATGCGGCTGTTTCTCGTAATCTTTGTTCTATTAATGCTGGTGCTGGGATACATCGATTATCTCAATCCCTCCCATGTGACGCTTCGTCTCACTCAGACTTCCACCCTTGATATTTCTGTCGCCGGTCTGGTCTTATTTTCCATTGCCTTTGGCGGTCTTTTTGTTATCTTCTCCGCGGGAGTCCGGGAAACCAAAAATCTCTTCTTAAACTGGAAATTTTCCAGACAACAAAAGAAAGAGAACAAAATCCAGGAAATGTACACCCACGCCGTGAACACCTTCCTCTCCAAAAAAAATAAAGAAGCCATTGGGCTTTTCCAAAGAATCCTGGTATTAAAACCGAATCATGTCGATTCTCTGCTCCGTCTCGGCAATGCTTTCCGGATAGAAAAGAATTTCAACGAATCCGTCCGGTTGCATAGAAAGGCGAAAGGCCTGGATGAACAGAATCGGGAAATCCTGTTTGCGCTATCCAGAGATTATGAGGAAAGCGGCCGTTTTGAAGAGGCGGTTGGCGTTCTTAAAGAGGCGGTTGCACTTCAGGAATCCGACCTGCAGGCCTTAACCAAACTAAGAGACGTCTATATTCTCCTTGGAAAATGGGAAGAAGCTCATGCGCTTCAGGAGAAAATCTTGAAAAACGAAGGGGATTTTTCTTCGCAGGGGCTTAAAGATGCCCATGACCTTCTCCTTGGATTAAAATATGAGGTGGGGAAAGGTTTTCTTGAAAACGGAGAACTGGATCACGCCAAGAAATATTTTAAAAGTGCTTTTAAAATGGAAAAAAATTTCCTCCCCGCATACATTGGCTTGGGAGAAGTTTTGATCAATGAGAACAAAGTTGAAGAAGCCGGAGAGTTTTGGGAAAAGGCATTTATTCTCAATGGGCACCACACCCTTCTTTTTCGGATAGAAGATCTCTATCTTGAAATGGGCCAGCCGACCCGAATCATCGGTTTTTATCAGAGCATCGTCAGACGGGACCCTTCAAACATTGTCAATAAATTTTACCTGGGTAAGCTTTATTTCCGGCTTGAAATGATCGACGATGCCTATAATTTATTGATATCCATTGAGAATTATGAAGGACGGTTCCCGGATCTCTATAAATTGTTAGGTCTGATTTATGCGCGAAAGGGCTTTCCGGCCAAGGCCGTCGAAGCTTTCAAGAAGGCGCTCCATTTAAAGGAGTCCGTCAAAGTCCCCTATTATTGCCCGCTTTGCGATTATCACACGGTGGAATGGTCCGGCCGGTGCCACCGATGCGGACGTTGGAACTCTTATACCGCCTGCCCTATTCTGGAAGAAACTTCTTCCGATACTGAAAATCCGATTATGGTCGCCAAGGGTTAA
- the rsfS gene encoding ribosome silencing factor, translated as MKRKRITISSREKALISARSALEKKGEDIVVYEVTELTALTEYFVICSVDSQPQLSAVTDEIEKELGKKGIQALGIEGAKGSHWILLDYDDVIVHLFRKEERAFYNLDGLWGDAPRIELEVETKSAGKKRRIG; from the coding sequence ATAAAAAGGAAACGGATAACGATTTCATCCAGAGAAAAAGCGCTCATTTCAGCCAGATCTGCCCTCGAAAAAAAGGGAGAAGATATTGTTGTTTACGAAGTGACGGAGTTGACCGCTCTGACGGAATATTTTGTAATCTGTTCTGTTGACTCGCAGCCCCAGTTAAGCGCCGTAACAGATGAAATCGAAAAAGAGTTGGGGAAAAAGGGCATTCAAGCACTGGGCATCGAGGGAGCAAAAGGTTCGCATTGGATTCTCCTTGACTATGACGACGTGATTGTCCACCTCTTTCGAAAAGAAGAACGCGCTTTTTACAATTTGGACGGTTTGTGGGGAGACGCTCCCAGAATCGAACTGGAAGTGGAAACAAAATCGGCCGGGAAAAAAAGGCGAATCGGATAA
- the nadD gene encoding nicotinate (nicotinamide) nucleotide adenylyltransferase, with protein sequence MKIGLLGGTFNPIHLGHLHLALEVHSRLSLDEIILIPTGVPPHKLDEELASPADRYEMVRLAIEAYPYLKVSDIEIMRPDRSYTIDTVRVLKRKSPDESYFFIIGLDAFLELESWKEPLSLLESVHFVVVSRPGYKFIQLSSLPYFAQTSPKQLAMLDRKEIDRLELKSNAFPGPTLLVIEPYPISSSNIREKLRSGKDFDNKLLPEPVKSFIMKKRIFF encoded by the coding sequence ATGAAAATTGGACTGCTGGGTGGAACTTTCAATCCCATTCATTTGGGGCATCTTCACCTGGCGTTGGAAGTCCATTCCCGTTTGTCTCTCGATGAAATTATTCTGATTCCTACCGGTGTCCCCCCGCACAAACTGGATGAAGAACTCGCCTCTCCGGCTGATCGATATGAAATGGTCCGTCTGGCGATTGAAGCCTACCCTTATCTCAAAGTATCCGATATCGAAATAATGCGGCCAGATCGCTCCTATACCATCGATACCGTCAGGGTCCTAAAACGGAAATCGCCGGATGAAAGTTATTTCTTCATCATCGGTCTTGACGCGTTTTTGGAACTCGAATCGTGGAAAGAACCGCTTTCACTCCTTGAATCGGTCCATTTCGTCGTCGTTTCGAGACCGGGCTACAAATTCATCCAGTTATCTTCCCTCCCCTATTTTGCTCAAACTTCTCCAAAACAACTCGCCATGCTGGACAGGAAAGAAATTGACCGGCTGGAGCTAAAATCCAACGCTTTCCCCGGCCCAACTCTCCTCGTCATTGAACCGTATCCGATTTCTTCCTCCAATATCAGAGAAAAATTGAGATCTGGCAAGGATTTTGATAATAAACTCTTGCCCGAACCTGTTAAATCTTTTATAATGAAAAAAAGGATTTTTTTCTAA